A region of Anopheles merus strain MAF chromosome 2R, AmerM5.1, whole genome shotgun sequence DNA encodes the following proteins:
- the LOC121590791 gene encoding putative nuclease HARBI1, with product MREAITTQERVLIALRYMATGETFTGLQYMFRTPCLRHEWLDISEQFERRWNFPHAIGAIDGKHVRIRKPNHGGSEYFNYKGFNSIVLMVVVDANYNFLCADAGGKGGISDGGIFKNTRLYQKFENKQLNIPEPKPLRVPYAIDVPYFILGDQAFAFTDYCIRPFPGTHASGSIERVFNYRHSRGRTVAENALGHISNRFWIYQTPIQLQPEKATEVVLTTIYLHNFLCKRSSRTLYAPATAFDRVVDGRLVAGDWRSNDTLAPLEYFSSRPSNTLRDIRIHMAKDFVNNNRLR from the exons ATGCGGGAAGCGATTACTACCCAGGAAAGGGTATTAATCGCGTTGCGTTATATGGCAACTGGCGAAACGTTTACAGGCCTGCAGTATATGTTTCGT ACGCCGTGTTTGCGACATGAATGGCTCGATATTTCTGAGCAATTTGAACGACGCTGGAACTTTCCACATGCAATTGGTGCCATCGACGGCAAACATGTCCGTATTCGAAAACCCAATCACGGCGgctctgaatattttaattacaaGGGTTTTAATAGCATTGTGTTAATGGTTGTAGTTGATGCTAACTACAATTTCCTGTGTGCTGATGCTGGAGGCAAAGGAGGCATTTCTGACGGtggaatttttaaaaacactcGATTATATCAAAAATTCGAGAACAAACAGTTGAATATTCCGGAGCCGAAGCCATTGCGTGTGCCGTATGCAATAGACGTTCCGTATTTTATACTCGGCGATCAGGCGTTTGCATTTACGGATTATTGTATCCGTCCATTTCCTGGGACACATGCATCGGGCAGCATTGAACGCGTGTTCAATTATCGTCATTCTCGTGGCCGTACGGTTGCCGAAAATGCTTTAGGCCACATATCCAATCGGTTCTGGATATACCAAACCCCAATTCAACTTCAACCAGAAAAAGCTACTGAAGTTGTACTAACTACAAtttatttgcataattttctCTGCAAAAGATCGTCAAGAACTTTGTATGCTCCTGCAACGGCATTTGATAGAGTTGTTGACGGGAGGCTTGTGGCAGGTGATTGGAGGAGTAATGACACGTTGGCTCCTTTAGAGTATTTTTCATCCCGGCCTTCTAATACACTGAGAGATATACGTATTCACATGGCCAAGGACTTCGTGAACAACAATCGTTTAAgataa
- the LOC121587823 gene encoding uncharacterized protein LOC121587823 produces MGLAAVASVPVKKRSDAVEEMAPALTEPLSQSKLSSSAASGASPRTSSSTTTPAATTTYDGTTIITSPDNAHAEYHQTQAQQQLEQFVDAQQQHHQSLAIVDAVDVSESVVLPSTTTAAAAAAALHGGNEGTAMMSLPLGGSSDGVVGSTIVDDIQNNNSGEQGLKLDADSNRDLIEIALEQLHQEAAMGGAGGNGTEAPAVGPIAVDNVVDMAVVASHSGVLPGNMLQLQEQQLMSMELPPTQMIVAQDNFQDAQQFQQHQQQQQQQQQQQHIHQLPNNIMSIPLHDATQPSSSLVGVSGVSGNGEHAMQLRDNNEMDQMMRELATNDIDLMQVFKSFDQNSLLLFDDVTNLCDVPGADGSQSLSSPNKDRERLEQHAEIIKMQAQMQRKQDFLARRLSKLTARYMGQHISEEVAGLFEYSQRFWKKREKETAKQLHNMNSGLPAAEGTTGSTCWPDIIPFQAPPPDPTPEKMKPISANALKSCIKRLESIANKICSTQSKRVLNSRYFQGVSGIGTAEASPSTSSSGGVSDPTNVANISNTIPLFERSATQDLEQTAGMLYAELRQVQATIDSDATLSSSGGESADESLPYTNEMQEPLPIKERAAWRWANDRASVASKWTWVVARVADLEYRIRQHNEVLYKIRQNKGPVVLEETPGVDDQHQQQSVNGYRGQLPGSSKPSTSHVTISDESDAEMVPSCSRTRPYCRARFRKRKLMQTHNMHTISKRAAKPSNVKCGCQWPLQPCALCTGRTDPTALREPLDTMTFPERVALLDASFHPVLSFPEDISHSIHLEAIMRKPEWQSKMIRSKVTPASLLESVPGATVRGGFFSSGDEMAPSSSHGKRYVSSDSKRKYESMTSNKYKSNDRYTGDSGNKSKKAKTKRDVIISNSRKSGAGYSYDSSRSGPNGHRNNKNQHGVSKSRKSSHCYEYYDGHEGGVSRSRNTSPTPNNRSERRYRNSAYNIDSIVIPSMPASRVSLPQYKDIAVPKWRIIDYQENGDESLTSQMDGSATANELTIGMELSTEENPTTTPVKVDGAIPPNGTKTTTPSATIVPTTGYVEAAYQQQQLIVIPAQDEEDISEETIMLKHDRALQEERKKFRSVLKFPWSRPRAKRRTDSRAGSSGGNTPDPTSPAPPTPMVDHDSSPACPSTPLTPQDGQELSEANVMNALNKSLHKKERRRTVSSKREDQHAQGAGTITPDTREVVSPYEALQFPLADDIFEDMLRSMPSDHLDNDCLSKLTGRNGLPFRRPLHRNNNVLLRVNSSVNLAPASLGLNNQNALSSNTSTATTLSATETDLEDFDDEDLMLAKRREQELIMQRLLNSRNESQQYEIVPPSAKPMLDDDEDAIDDEETDTGESLFVEEDDPNDPEWHDRPAGRGGAGASGSGPGNARV; encoded by the exons ATGGGACTGGCGGCAGTTGCATCGGTGCCAGTGAAGAAAAGATCCGATGCAGTGGAAGAAATGGCACCCGCTCTTACCGAGCCTCTAAGCCAAAGCAAATTGTCCTCCTCGGCCGCGTCGGGTGCCTCTCCGcgaacgagcagcagcacaacgaCACCGGCTGCCACGACAACGTACGACGGTACGACCATCATCACCTCACCGGACAATGCCCACGCCGAGTATCACCAAACACAAGCGCAGCAACAGTTGGAACAGTTCGTAGAtgcacagcagcaacaccatcaATCGCTTGCGATCGTTGACGCAGTCGATGTTTCTGAGAGTGTAGTTTTACCTTCTActactacagcagcagcagcagcggcagcactaCACGGCGGGAACGAGGGAACGGCCATGATGTCCCTGCCGTTGGGTGGTTCCAGCGACGGAGTTGTTGGCTCAACCATTGTGGACGACATACAGAACAACAATAGCGGCGAGCAGGGTTTGAAACTGGACGCCGACTCTAACCGAGACCTGATCGAGATTGCCCTGGAGCAGCTGCATCAAGAAGCGGCCATGGGTGGCGCAGGAGGGAACGGAACTGAAGCGCCCGCGGTGGGACCGATAGCAGTGGACAACGTGGTGGATATGGCTGTCGTTGCCTCCCACTCCGGTGTATTGCCGGGCAACATGTTGCAGCTGCAGGAACAGCAGCTAATGTCGATGGAGCTGCCGCCGACGCAAATGATCGTTGCACAGGACAATTTTCAAGATGCTCAACAGtttcagcagcaccagcagcaacagcagcaacagcagcagcaacaacacataCACCAGCTGCCCAACAATATAATGAGCATCCCGCTCCATGATGCAACCCAACCGTCCTCCTCCCTCGTGGGGGTCAGCGGTGTCAGCGGTAACGGCGAGCATGCCATGCAGCTGAGGGATAACAACGAAATGGATCAGATGATGCGCGAGCTGGCTACGAACGACATTGATCTGATGCAGGTGTTTAAAAGCTTTGACCAGAACAGTCTGCTGCTTTTCGACGACGTGACGAATCTGTGCGACGTGCCGGGCGCCGACGGCAGCCAGTCGCTCTCCTCGCCCAACAAGGATCGCGAGCGGCTGGAGCAGCACGCGGAAATCATCAAGATGCAGGCCcagatgcagcggaaacaggACTTTCTGGCGCGGCGCCTCAGCAAGCTGACTGCCCGATACATGGGCCAGCACATAAGCGAAGAGGTGGCCGGGCTGTTCGAGTACAGCCAGCGGTTCTGGAAAAAGCGCGAAAAGGAAACGGCCAAACAGCTGCACAACATGAACAGCGGGCTGCCGGCCGCCGAGGGTACCACCGGCAGCACCTGTTGGCCCGACATTATCCCGTTTCAAGCGCCCCCGCCCGATCCAACCCCCGAGAAGATGAAACCCATTTCGGCGAACGCGCTCAAATCGTGCATCAAGCGGCTCGAATCGATCGCGAACAAGATCTGCTCGACGCAGAGCAAACGCGTCCTGAACAGTCGCTACTTTCAGGGGGTGAGCGGTATCGGTACTGCCGAGGCATCGCCGTCCACGAGTAGCAGTGGTGGTGTATCCGATCCGACCAATGTCGCCAATATCTCCAACACTATTCCGCTGTTCGAACGGTCGGCCACGCAAGATCTGGAGCAGACGGCAGGCATGCTGTATGCCGAGCTGCGGCAGGTACAGGCCACCATCGATTCAGACGCCACGCTCAGCAGTTCCGGTGGCGAATCGGCGGACGAATCATTACCATACACGAACGAGATGCAGGAACCGCTTCCAAT CAAGGAACGTGCCGCCTGGAGATGGGCTAATGATCGCGCGTCCGTTGCAAGCAAGTGGACGTGGGTAGTGGCCCGTGTAGCGGATCTGGAATATCGCATCCGGCAACATAACGAGGTGCTGTACAAAATTCGCCAAAACAAGGGTCCTGTTGTGCTAGAGGAAACGCCCGGTGTCGATgatcagcaccagcagcaatcGGTAAATGGATATCGCGGCCAATTGCCGGGTAGCAGCAAACCCTCAACGTCGCACGTGACGATCAGTGACGAATCTGACGCCGAGATGGTGCCCAGTTGTTCCCGGACGCGTCCCTACTGTCGGGCACGGTTCCGGAAGCGGAAGCTGATGCAAACGCACAACATGCACACCATATCGAAGCGTGCGGCCAAACCCAG TAATGTCAAGTGCGGTTGCCAGTGGCCACTCCAACCCTGTGCCCTGTGCACGGGACGTACCGATCCAACTGCGCTGAGGGAACCGCTGGACACGATGACGTTCCCGGAACGTGTGGCACTGCTCGATGCAAGCTTCCATCCAGTATTGAGTTTCCCAGAAG ACATTTCGCACAGCATACATCTGGAGGCAATAATGCGAAAGCCGGAATGGCAAAGCAAAATGATTCGCAGCAAAGTCACACCTGCTAGTCTGCTAGAATCGGTACCGGGAGCAACCGTACGCGGTGGGTTCTTCTCGTCTGGCGATGAAATGGCGCCATCCTCCTCGCACGGCAAACGCTACGTCAGCTCGGACAGCAAGCGGAAGTACGAGTCGATGACCAGTAATAAGTACAAGAGTAACGATCGCTACACGGGTGATAGTGGGAATA AATCGAAGAAAGCCAAAACCAAGCGGGATGTGATAATTTCGAATAGTCGTAAATCCGGCGCGGGTTACTCGTACGACAGCTCGCGGTCGGGCCCGAACGGGCACCGAAACAACAAGAACCAGCACGGTGTGAGCAAATCGCGAAAATCTTCCCATTGTTATGAGTACTACGATGGTCATGAGGGTGGCGTAAGTCGCAGCAGAAACACCTCACCAACGCCCAACAATCGAAGCGAAAG ACGGTATCGTAACAGTGCTTACAACATCGATAGCATCGTTATTCCGAGCATGCCCGCCTCTAGGGTGTCGCTACCACAATACAAGGATATTGCTGTACCAAA GTGGCGTATCATAGACTACCAGGAAAATGGGGACGAATCGCTTACCAGTCAAATGGATGGCTCAGCAACCGCCAACGAACTTACGATCGGCATGGAGTTATCCACGGAAGAAAATCCGACTACGACGCCCGTGAAGGTTGACGGTGCGATTCCCCCGAACGGCACGAAAACGACCACGCCGTCGGCGACGATCGTGCCCACCACAGGGTACGTTGAGGCGGcgtatcagcagcagcagctgattgTGATACCGGCGCAGGACGAGGAAGACATCTCGGAGGAAACGATCATGCTGAAGCACGACCGAGCATTGCAGGAGGAGCGCaaaaagttccgttcggtCCTGAAGTTCCCGTGGAGCCGACCACGCGCTAAGCGGCGCACCGACAGCCGGGCCGGGTCAAGCGGCGGCAATACACCTGACCCGACGTCGCCTGCACCGCCAACGCCAATGGTGGATCATGAT TCATCGCCGGCTTGTCCATCAACTCCACTAACTCCACAGGATGGACAGGAGCTGTCCGAAGCAAATGTTATGAATG CGCTTAACAAGAGTCTCCACAAGAAAGAACGCCGTAGGACGGTGTCATCAAAACGCGAGGATCAACATGCTCAAGGAGCAGGAACCATTACACCGGATACGCGTGAG GTTGTTTCGCCCTATGAAGCGCTGCAGTTCCCGCTAGCAGACGATATCTTCGAAGACATGCTGCGTTCGATGCCGAGCGATCACCTGGACAACGACTGTCTCAGCAAGCTAACCGGACGGAATGGTCTACCCTTCCGCCGTCCGCTGCATCGCAACAACAACGTGCTGCTGAGGGTGAACTCGAGCGTTAATCTGGCCCCGGCCAGCCTGGGCCTGAACAATCAGAACGCGCTCAGCTCGAACACCTCGACGGCGACGACCCTGTCGGCGACCGAGACAGATCTGGAAGACTTCGACGACGAGGATCTGATGCTGGCGAAGCGAAGGGAGCAGGAGCTGATCATGCAGCGGCTGCTGAACAGCCGCAATGAGTCGCAGCAATACGAAATAGTGCCACCCTCCGCCAAACCGATgctcgacgacgacgaggatgCGATCGACGACGAGGAAACGGATACGGGCGAATCGTTGTTCGTCGAGGAGGACGATCCGAACGACCCGGAGTGGCACGACCGGCCAGCGGGTCGTGGTGGGGCAGGGGCAAGTGGCAGTGGTCCCGGAAATGCCAGAGTTTAG